GAGGTCGATAACAGTCATAAACTTTAAGGGTATAGCCTAATTTATTCGCAGCTACTTGTACTTTGGCTAAATGTTCGGCTGCCTCACGAGTGAGAATACAGCGGCCAGATTGATATCCAGGGATCGGACGGCCAATAAAATTATAACTTGTAGCATAACGTATATCTTGGATAATGCTTGGCTCAATATCTCGTAAATAAACAAATCCTTTAGGGAGGCCCCAGACTGTTTGACTCAAGGCATAAAGAAAGAGAGTAAGCAGCATACGTTGCATGTTAGCCCCACAATACAGTTAATATTATCTTAACTTTCCCTTAATATAATTAAAATTACATTTTAAAAATAGAGTTTGCCATGCCCAGAGAACACAGCGAACTTTTTAAAGGCTTAACTCAACAAGTTGGACACGAATTTTGTCTTAACCCAGAGCTGGTTGAAGAGAGTCTACTTGAAGGCGAAATTAATTATGGGGCAATGAGTGATTTATTGCGCGAGGTAAATGATGCGCAATTTGGTATTGTCTCTACCCTTGATAATGGCACAAATACGTGGTTGAGGGATGCGACTCGTGCTACCCCTCTTGGCCAGCGGATGTCCCATGATGCACCTGTGATTGAGGCTAATAATGCTTTGTTACGTTGCCTGTCCCGGTTACGCCCCATCGACTTTGCGATTGATAAAAAACATGGCGCTCATGGGCGGGAGCTTCGTGACGAGATCAAAACTGAATTTGGCTCATTGTGCAGGGAAATTCTAGAAATTGCACAGGGAGAAGGTTCTAATTCCCAGAAGAATGCGCTCATTACCCAAAAAGAAAAAGCATTTAACACCTTTTTGGTGAAGCAACTTCATGAGGCTAACTTGACTAGGGGGTGTGAAAGTAAAAAGGACGCTGAAAAATTATTGGCTTATTACCGTGATCTATCTAGCGTACTTTCTCCTGCCCGCACGATGGTTACTTTGACCTATGATGAGTCTGCACATATTTTGCAACGGGAGACACAATATCCTGTTACCGAAAAAACACCAGTCCAGATAGAAGCCCTTCAACAACTTGAAACACTAATCCCGTATCCATTTGAGGATGAGAAAAACGCTCACACAATTCGTAATCTTGCAACACAAGAAGCAGATTATTTGTTTGCTGAGTTGATTGCTAAACCAGATACTGCTTTACCAGCCCAGGCACGTAAAACGCATCTGGTTGGTGCGAAAAATGCGTTTATTGTTAAAAATGAATTAATTCAAATCGTTGATGAGCTCCCTCCTGATGTTGATGGGTTAGAGGCTCAAGATGAAGATGTGCTTTGGTTAGCTCGAATGGGTTCACCGGCTTTTATTGGTGAAGGTGAAAAAAGTGAAGTAATTCAAATACATACACGCGAAAATTTGGAACAAGTGCGTGCTGCTGCCGCAGCAAGAATGGGTGGCGATGTTGACACATTGAATCTTCATGTTACCACATTGAATACTTACACGTTTAGTGAAAATCAATCCACTATAATTAAGCACGTGTCTCAAGCAACAAGAGGACGAGAAGAAAAATCGGACAAGATGTCTTACATGGCAACCAATCCTGAAGGGACTCTTCGAGCTTTGGATATTGCTGAAGGATTAAATTTTGGGGAAGAAGAGCCGCCACATGGAATTGCTCCTTTCCAAAAAGCGAAGCGCCTCAAAAGCGTAAGTAAGGTTATTTTAGCCGCAAGTAATACGGAAGACACCATTAGTGTTATTCATTGTGCAAGTGGCCAGGATAGAACGGGAACTGCAGTTGAAAAGTCGACTCAAGATTGGATGAAGAAGAGATACAAAAGCAAGGGATTAAGCACTAGAAATATCGAATCTGTACGCGCAGCAGGTGGAAATGCCGCCGAAATTGCCTCTCACCATGTGCATGGGTCTACTGGGATGAAAAGCGATTCCATTGCTAATGATCTACTCGGGGAGGCAACATTCTCTCCAGAGGCCCAGCGTGAGTTTTATCTCAAAAGTGCAAAAACCAATAAGCTAAACGAAGTTGACGAGGTTGATTTTCTAAAGAGACCATGTAGATTTGCCAAAGATGAATACGAGGATTATTTCCGTCAATTTGAAGAGAATTTGAGAAATTCCACAGAACCGTTGATGATTTGTAAAGGAAACGAAGTAATAAAGCAAGTTAAGAAGATCATTGCGGGAAGGAACCCAGAAAATTTGAACTCGCGCTCTCTTAGTGATTTGTCTCTGGTATTATTTGCAGCCAACAAAGCCATGAGAGAGTTAGACGATCCACAAAAAACTCAAGAAAATAGCAAACGGCTTGCAGCGCTAGCAAATAATGTATCGGGTAAAGCTTCACCAAAATGGCAAGCGCTAGGTGTTGCATTAATGATTTTTGCTTGTGCTTCTTTAGTTGTTGTTGGAATTTTAGCTGCTATTCCAAGTGGAGGAACAAGCTTATTGCTCTCTGCAGTTGGCGCCATCGGATTAACTGCTTCTGTTGGCGTAGGAGCTGGTGTTGGGGCAGTTGGTTTTGTTGGAACCGGTATGTTTTATCTTGGAAGAGAAAAAGGGCTGGCTAAATCGGTAAGTCAATTCAAGCAATCCCTTTTCTATGTTAAAGAAGAATCAAAGTCCGCGATCGAGAATCCAGAGGAAAAAGATAGGCAAAATACTGATCTCACAAGTTCTTTCAATTAACCGTAATTTCATTACGTATGAAGGTGTTACGTAGAATTGCTAAAGGAATAGGGCAGCACACTGAATCTGAAGAGATAGTGGATTAATAATATCTCTTTTTTATGAAAGAAGTATTTCTGGATTAGTAGGCCAAGCTCAAGCGGTTTACTTTTCTAGTTCCTAATAACTCACTTGCTTAGCTATGGTTCACAAGAGAGCATTGAAGATATGCCTTTTGAAAAGGAATAAAAGCGGGGGTACCTAGTAGGTAACGAAAAATTGATGGAGGCAGATCCTTTGCCCCAGTAATCGGAAGAAACAGTAGCAAAAAAATCAACATTAATGATTTAACTCTTTATTTCCTCAGGTTGTTGTTTTTTTCTATGCTTATTTTTCCATTCAGTATCAATTGCACCCTTTTCAAAGCCGGTTAATTGATGATTAAGGGCAACGCGGTCATCAAATACAAAACAGGTTCCCTCCCATAGCGAATCTTCTGCTGGCATGGATTCTAAGTAATTTAATATCCCGCCTTTTAATTGATAAACTTCCTCAAAGCCCAGTTTTTTTAGATAAGAAGTGGATTTTTCGCAGCGAATACCACCAGTACAAAACATAGCAATCTTTTTGTCCTTTTTCTCTAAAAGATGGGTTTCAACGTATTCTGGAAAGTCTCTAAAATTCTCTGTATTTGGGTTAATTGCGTTTTTAAAAGTACCCAGTTTTACTTCATAGTCATTTCGGGTATCGATAAGAACAACTTCCGGGTCTGAAATTAATTCGTTCCATTCCGCAGGATTTAAGTGAGTTCCGGAGAGCTCGAGTGGGTCAACGCCGTCTACACCCAACGTGACAATTTCCTTACGTAATTTGACCTTAGCTTTGGCGAACGGGTTAAACTCGTTATAGGTCGGTCTGAAGGCTAGATCCTCTAAACCTGAATAACTTTTTAGAAAGGCTATGAGTGGCTCAATTTCTTCTTTTTGGCCACAGAAAGTACCGTTGATTCCTTCGCTTGCTAAAATGATAGTTCCTTTAACTTGATTTTCCTTCATTACTTTTAGGATGGGTTCTCTCATTGACTCATAATTGTTAAGAGAAACAAATTTATAAAAAGTCATAACTACATACGATTTCATTTTTTTACCTAATTGATACAGTCTATTCTTACTAGGATCTATTCTGCCAGTTTTAAATGGGCTGTGTTGATTGTTAAAGCAATGCTTCCTATTTTACTACTATTCTAGTAGTGTGCAAAAGGGTATGAAGCAGAGTTCTCTTTGTAAAGAGAACTCTATTTTAATCTGATTAACCAAATGGACTAGTAATAATCGATAGTCGTGGTGGTGACATCAATCGGATCTGTATCAATTATGGTAACTGGATCATAATAGATCGGTCTTACAACCACTGCTTCGGGGGCTGGCACCACTCGAGTCGTGGTTATAGTGGGCGTATATGTCACAGAGCGATATTCTAAAACTCCAGGACTTGTGCAACACCCACAGGCTGCCAGAAGAACAATCATTGGGGCTAGCGCTATCCATTTCATGATTAACCTCAAAAGTGTTATTCTCAGGTCAAATTGTAGATTACTTGAACAATATTCTCCAGTTTAATCCCAACTAAATGAAACAGATAAGAAAAAAATAAAATTGCTCATGACACAATATCGATTTAAGTAAGATCAAAATATTGAGATGCGATTTAACTTAAAAGGGGTTAAATTGAATTTACATCGATAAATCATTCTGTTTCAGACGGCGGAGCGGCACTTAAGTAATAGAGGAAAACTAGAAGCTGGGCGACTGCCAGATAAAGCTTAGGGGGTATT
The genomic region above belongs to Legionella micdadei and contains:
- a CDS encoding rhodanese-related sulfurtransferase — protein: MKSYVVMTFYKFVSLNNYESMREPILKVMKENQVKGTIILASEGINGTFCGQKEEIEPLIAFLKSYSGLEDLAFRPTYNEFNPFAKAKVKLRKEIVTLGVDGVDPLELSGTHLNPAEWNELISDPEVVLIDTRNDYEVKLGTFKNAINPNTENFRDFPEYVETHLLEKKDKKIAMFCTGGIRCEKSTSYLKKLGFEEVYQLKGGILNYLESMPAEDSLWEGTCFVFDDRVALNHQLTGFEKGAIDTEWKNKHRKKQQPEEIKS